From one Microbacterium aurum genomic stretch:
- a CDS encoding carbohydrate ABC transporter permease encodes MTDSLLKPQVVASTRRRLAARGQWKLHVLLGVAVALMIVPFVWQILTSFKTTNEVASLPPTIFPSTPSIAGYETFFEGSPFWLQFSVSAMSLILRVAGQVLVAALAGYAFARLRFPGRNFLFALFILMLMVPSQLFLLGQFDVIKGLGLLNTVPALAIPGMFSAFGTFLMRQAFSTMPKDYEEAARLDGAGTLRVFWSVMLPMARPMLAALAVLTSLYSWNDLLWPLIVTPAGDNRPLTVGLASMQGQFGTNYPALMAGALICTLPLVIVFVVLQRQFFAGIASSGLKG; translated from the coding sequence GCTTCTTGGCGTCGCAGTAGCACTCATGATCGTGCCGTTCGTGTGGCAGATCCTGACCTCCTTCAAAACCACCAATGAGGTGGCGTCGCTACCGCCAACGATCTTCCCGTCCACCCCCTCCATCGCGGGATATGAGACGTTCTTTGAGGGCTCGCCGTTCTGGCTTCAGTTCTCTGTCTCCGCAATGTCGCTGATCTTGCGGGTAGCTGGACAGGTTCTGGTGGCCGCTCTCGCGGGGTACGCATTCGCGCGGCTCCGGTTCCCAGGGCGCAACTTCCTGTTCGCCTTGTTCATTCTGATGTTGATGGTTCCCAGTCAACTGTTCCTGCTCGGCCAGTTTGACGTCATCAAAGGGTTGGGTCTTCTCAACACCGTTCCCGCTCTCGCCATACCGGGCATGTTCTCTGCATTCGGCACATTCCTGATGAGACAAGCGTTCTCGACCATGCCCAAGGACTACGAGGAGGCGGCCCGCCTCGACGGCGCGGGGACTCTCCGTGTCTTCTGGAGTGTGATGCTTCCGATGGCTCGTCCGATGCTGGCGGCGCTGGCGGTCCTTACCTCCCTTTACTCGTGGAACGACCTCCTCTGGCCCCTGATCGTGACCCCCGCCGGGGACAATCGACCTCTCACAGTTGGGCTGGCCAGCATGCAGGGCCAGTTCGGGACCAATTACCCCGCACTGATGGCGGGAGCGCTGATCTGCACGTTGCCCCTAGTGATCGTGTTCGTCGTTCTGCAACGGCAGTTCTTCGCCGGGATCGCTAGCAGCGGATTGAAAGGATGA
- a CDS encoding alpha-galactosidase, whose protein sequence is MTVTEQEPQVAHLRRGGVSVVVDLSDGRLPRILHWGDDLGVLDGQALESVRRASQPTIGDSMVTYPQPIPVLPLLAEGWLGRPGLAGSRSGADFAPLFITSDVTIHDDAVRCKAIDESSRLTVSLDIVLSDQGVLSVDVSLTNDGETPYVLHALEVALPLPESAVELLDLTGRWARERSPQRHPLPVGAWVRESRGGKPGLEHSTLFSAGEEHFGFERGQVWAIHLGWSGNQALAAERMPAGSKLLRAGELFHPDELVILPGQTHEAPTTYGMWGDGLNALSDRAHRMLRARTTHPHTERPVLVNTWEAVYFDHDEGKLREFARRASELGAERFVLDDGWFEGRNDDQTSLGDWEVDGARWPAGLSQFADYVRSLGMQFGLWFEPEMINLDSMLARSHPEWVFDAGHGPGLASRYQHVLDLGLPEAYSHILELVSERVAEIGVDFIKWDHNRYLLDAGHPSTGRAGARDHTVAVYRMMDELRRRHPDLEIESCASGGGRIDFGVLARTDRVWPSDNNDPHERGPIQRWTSILVPLELQGTHLGAETAHITHRVANIDQRAATAFWGNLGVELDLTTIGAATFDRVKAWVAAHKRFRSLLHTGRLVRTDVDPTVRVEGVVANDGSEAIFSYALDDMPATWPPARWRFPGLKPDALYEVQELAPGDPVPAGQRPDWMNAPLRMTGRALAVHGLQPPLLDPDRSVLVHLVAT, encoded by the coding sequence ATGACCGTGACGGAACAAGAGCCTCAGGTCGCACACCTGCGACGGGGTGGGGTAAGCGTTGTGGTCGACCTGTCCGATGGAAGGCTCCCCCGGATCTTGCACTGGGGCGACGATCTCGGCGTGCTTGACGGTCAGGCTCTGGAGTCGGTCCGGCGAGCCAGCCAGCCAACCATTGGCGACAGCATGGTGACCTACCCGCAGCCGATCCCAGTACTGCCCCTGCTCGCAGAGGGATGGCTCGGTCGGCCCGGTCTCGCTGGCAGTCGGAGCGGCGCAGATTTCGCACCCCTTTTCATAACGTCCGACGTCACAATCCACGACGACGCAGTCCGATGCAAAGCTATCGACGAAAGCTCACGGCTGACCGTCAGCCTAGACATCGTCCTGTCTGATCAGGGCGTGCTGAGCGTTGACGTCTCACTGACAAACGATGGCGAGACCCCGTACGTCCTCCATGCTCTCGAGGTCGCACTTCCCCTCCCCGAATCGGCAGTCGAACTGCTGGACCTCACGGGCCGCTGGGCGCGGGAGAGAAGCCCGCAACGCCACCCGCTCCCGGTGGGAGCGTGGGTACGCGAGAGCCGCGGTGGGAAGCCGGGTTTGGAGCACTCGACTCTTTTCTCTGCAGGTGAGGAACACTTCGGGTTCGAGCGAGGCCAGGTTTGGGCGATCCATCTGGGTTGGAGTGGGAACCAGGCACTCGCGGCGGAGCGTATGCCCGCCGGCTCGAAGCTCCTCCGCGCGGGCGAGCTCTTCCACCCAGACGAACTGGTCATCCTTCCCGGCCAGACACACGAGGCCCCGACGACGTACGGAATGTGGGGCGATGGGCTGAATGCTCTGTCGGACCGCGCTCACCGAATGCTCCGCGCGCGGACGACGCATCCTCACACAGAACGGCCGGTCCTCGTGAACACCTGGGAGGCGGTGTACTTCGACCATGACGAGGGGAAGCTCCGCGAATTCGCACGCCGGGCTTCCGAGCTCGGTGCCGAACGGTTCGTACTAGACGACGGTTGGTTCGAGGGACGAAACGACGATCAGACTTCCCTTGGTGACTGGGAAGTTGACGGGGCCCGCTGGCCGGCGGGGTTGTCGCAGTTCGCGGACTACGTGCGCAGTCTGGGCATGCAGTTCGGCCTCTGGTTCGAACCAGAGATGATCAACCTCGACTCGATGCTCGCTCGCTCACACCCGGAATGGGTGTTCGACGCGGGACACGGCCCAGGGCTTGCGTCGCGTTACCAGCACGTGTTGGACCTTGGATTACCAGAGGCCTACTCGCACATCCTCGAACTCGTTTCTGAGCGGGTCGCGGAGATAGGAGTCGACTTCATCAAATGGGATCACAACCGCTACCTCCTTGACGCGGGTCACCCCAGCACCGGTCGCGCAGGCGCGCGCGACCATACGGTCGCTGTCTACCGGATGATGGACGAGCTGCGCAGACGCCATCCTGATCTCGAGATCGAATCCTGTGCGAGCGGCGGTGGTCGCATCGACTTCGGTGTCCTCGCGCGAACCGACAGGGTGTGGCCCTCGGACAACAACGACCCTCATGAACGCGGTCCGATCCAGCGGTGGACGAGCATTCTCGTACCGCTCGAGCTGCAGGGAACCCATCTGGGGGCTGAAACAGCACACATCACTCACCGCGTGGCCAACATCGACCAGCGAGCGGCGACCGCCTTTTGGGGGAACCTGGGGGTTGAGCTGGACCTGACCACCATCGGCGCGGCGACCTTCGATCGAGTGAAAGCCTGGGTGGCGGCTCACAAGCGGTTCAGGTCGCTCCTCCACACCGGACGGCTTGTTCGCACCGACGTCGACCCCACGGTCCGTGTCGAAGGAGTGGTCGCGAACGACGGCTCCGAAGCGATCTTCTCTTACGCCCTCGACGACATGCCTGCGACGTGGCCGCCGGCTAGGTGGAGATTCCCGGGACTGAAACCTGACGCGCTCTATGAAGTCCAGGAGCTCGCACCTGGGGATCCCGTTCCTGCCGGTCAGAGGCCCGACTGGATGAATGCTCCCCTTCGCATGACCGGCCGTGCTCTCGCGGTGCATGGTCTGCAGCCGCCCTTATTGGACC